The genomic region AAGgataggattgcattgaatttgacTCAGTAAGAGTCATAAATACAGCATCTGACTTCTTACAGTTTCTGAATTCATGTATTAAATAAGCTTTCTGGGCTTGAACCTCCACAGGAGAATCTCGGAATGACTAAAAGTTATCAGATTGGCCTTGAATAGACACAGCATCAGAAGTGAGGGTGTCTTGTGCAGTTACAGAGAAAGTGTTTTGGGATCAACTGTTGATTCAAACACTGGCCAAGGTCCCTTAGGGAGAAGTGTAAGGTGTTTAGAGCCAGACAGGCCTGGGTTTGATTCTCAGCTCAACCGTTATCAACCGAATGCATATAGGCAGGTCACACTGCCGCTCTAAGCCTTGATATCCATATTAATAATGCGGAAGTGATATCTATTTCAATGAATTGTTAAGAGgataatctgaaaaaaatgtgaaaactgtCTTGGCCGAGGCTATTTTTATCGTAAGGAACAGGAAAGCACTTAAACTAATTCAACTGAAATCAAggaataagaaatgaaatatagcATCCTCAGGAGAGAAACCAGGAACTGAATTGCTGGAATCCAGGCACATGTGCCATCTCCCAGGAGCTACTGAATCTATCTTACAGCATCCTGTCTATTTCTCTGTACACGTTTTCCCTTCTCTATGCTGTGCAGACTGATCTCAGCTTTCTTCAGTTCCCTTCTGCCTCTCGCTATTTCCCACTCTGGACCTTTCCACACTCCAGCCTTTCCATAGGAAGTCTTCCAGGTTAGTTTTTCTGTGTCCTAGTGCCATGTTTCTGGGAGAAGAACTGGATCAACTGAGCTTAGATCCAGTGTTCACCCATGGTCCAGTGATTTGTGACCAGGATGTGAGACTGGACAAATGGCATAAACATGGCTCCAGGCCCACCCTTTCAGCCCTGTATGGGGATGATTCCTAGAGAGAGGGCCCATAGGAGAGCAGACACCCTAAAACATATGAGCTGCAAGCACCTAGCACAACTAGGAGCACAACAAATATTAGCTTCCATCCCTCTCTATTCTCCTAATTCTAGCAGAGCAGGTTTCCATAAGGAGCCCATACACAAGCACAGTTGTTCTATATTTTTACCTTTGCTTGGGCTATACCTCTTATTAAGAATATCCTATTTCCacccaagtactaaccaggcctgaccatgcttagcttccgagatcagacaacatcgggcgcgttcagggtggatGAAAATCCtcactttgaaaataaagttttctccAAAGAATTCCATCTGAATGACAGTGGTGAGCTATTTTCAAATTCCATCGAAATCAAATGGAAATCTGGAAAGGATTTGACGAAACGTTCAAGTCAAATGCAGAAGAAAGTCAGCAGAAAGAAGCAGCATGAAGAACCAGAGAGCTTCTTTACCTGGTTTACTGACCATTCTCATGCAGGGGCTGATGAGCTAGGAGAGGTCATCAAAGATGATATTTGGCCAAAACCATTACAGTACTACTTGGTTCCCGATATGGATgatgaagaaggagaaggagcagaagatgacgatgatgatgaagatgaggaaGGATTAGAAGATATTGATGAAGAAGGGGGTGAGGATGAAagtgaagaagatgaagatgatgatgaagggaaggaaggagaggaggatgaaggagaaggagaagatgaCTAATAAAACACTGATGGATTCCaaccttcttttttaaaaattttctccagTCCCTGGGAGCAAGttgctgtggtttttttttttttttttttttttcctcctgtgctCAGTCGCCCTGTTCTTGAGGTCTCTTTTCTCAACTTATTTTGGGGGAAATACCTTGAGCAGAATACAATGGGAAGAGTCTCTACCTTTTTCTGTTcagaattcatttttattgcttacTATCTGAATAAAAACTGTATGGAATCAACACTACCGAGCTctgtgggaaaaaagaaaaacctgctcCCTTTGCTCTGCTGGAAGCTGGAGGGTGCTAGGCCGCTGTGTAGTAGTGCGTATAATTCtagctttttttcttcctttctctgtatGTTGGGCTCAGAGAGTACACTGTGTCTCTATGTGAATATGGACAGTTAGCATTTACCAACATATATCTGTCTACtttctcttgtttaaaaaaaaaaaaaaactttaaaaaatggggTTATAAAAGGTCAGCAAAGGGTGGAtttgagatgtttgggtgggTTAAGTGGGCATTTTGACAACATGGCTTCTCCTTTGGCATGTTTAATTGTGATATTTGACAGATATCCTTGCAGTTTAAGatgacacttttaaaataaattctctcCTAATGATGACTTGAGCCCTGCCACTCAATGGGAGAATCAACAGAACCTGTAGGATCTTATTTGGAATTGACATTCTCTATGGTAATTTTgttcctgtttatttttaaattttctttttgtttcactgGAAAGGAAAGATGATGCTCAGTTTTAAACATTACAAGTGTACAAGTTGCTTTGTTACAATAAAACTAAATGTGTCCACAAAGGATTTGATGCTTTTCTCTCAGCATAGGTATGCTTCCTATGACCTTCCAAGTTTGACTTGTATAACATCACTTTCAAACTTTGTCACTCTAACTTCATATTTTTTGATACGCACTTTGGAGAATGACCTCAGGGTTATATGAACTGAGTAGTGGGATTTGAATCAATGTATTAATATCTCCATAGCTGGGAAACATGGGTAAAATTTGTCATTGGTTTCTGAAAGTATTCACATCATTGGAGATACCAGGTTGCTCAATACTTTCTGAGTATATTGTGCCCTTGATTTTTATTCCAAGtggtagtttttaaaattggCCTTTTACCTGGATATAAGATAAtagtgcctgccaccaccatcCAACAGACCTGGTGCTCTAACGCCAAGTTATACATGGGACAGTTGCTGGCATGTCTTCATTGGCTATATAAAATGTGGCCAAGAAGATAGGCTCTCAGAGTAAGAAGTCTGTGATGGTTAGCAATAACCTTCCCTACTCTCTGGTATAAAGCTCTCAAATGTTACTGTGTGAATCTGGGTGGGATAATGGATTCAGCTCTGTCTGCTCAATGCCATTGTGCAGAGAAGCACCTTAATGCATAAGCTTTTTAATGCTGTAAAATATAGTAACTGAAATTAAATGCCACTTTTTCAGAGGTGAATTAATGGACAGTCTGGTGAAATTCAGAAGCTTTTTGATGTATAGAACTTGATAAATGGAACTATTCCATAATAGGCAAAAGTGTAACAACGTATCTAGATGGATAGTATGTAATTTCTGCACATGTCTCTGTTTAGTAAATACATCACTGTATACTGATCAGGAATCTTGCTCCAGTAAAGGAACATAAAGactttttttggaaaaagaaaaaagaatatcctATTatgcccaggtgcggtggctcacgcttgtaatctcagcactttggaaggccagggcaggcagatcacttgagcctaggagttcaaggaccagcatggacaacatggagaaaccctgtctctactaaaaatacaaaaattagccaacatggtggctactcaggaggctgagatgggagaattgcctgagcccaggagacagaggttgcagtgagctgagatggtgccactgcactccagcctgggtgtcagagaaagaccctgtctcaaaaattaaaaaaaaaaagaaaagaatatcctATTTCctattccatccatccattcatccatccatccatccatccatccatccatccatcctttcatcTCTGTCTTTTTTCCTACCCTGGCAGGCCCACTTTCTCCAGGAAATCTTCCTCATATCCTTAATATCTTCAGCTACCCTTCATCTCCCTCATTTCTGTCAATTCATTAGCATCTATAACACATAATTTAGCACTAAGTTATACAACTTTGGTTTTTCTCTCAATCACTTTGAAGATGTTGTTGTTTCAACTGGATTATAGATTTATTCAGAACAGAGAGTGCCACAGGGCCAAGCACAAAGAGGAACAAAGAGTAAGTGTtcaatgaacaaagaaaattacagaacaaTAAGCATTTTATATCTAGAAAGGATCTCAAAAATAATGAAGTTTAATCTCCTTGATTTCAGAAGAAGAACTGAGGTTAATATAGAAGAAATAACCTTGGTtgatgaaatagaataaaatagagattcaatattatatttacatgtaaaatatgttttatatatttataaaaattacatattatttatgtAACAGAAGAATTTTCCCCCATCATACTGTGGAATGGTTGTTGGAGGATCATGATACATTCAAGCTGGGAGGGAACTTAGAAGTGACGTAAGACATGCAATTTaagtttgcagatgagaaaactttctcctaggaaaaggaaaagatttgTCCAAGATCACTCAAGTTTTAAGTAGTAAAGCTGGGACTAGGATCCACACCTCCTTGTTCTCACTCCTATGATTATTTTCCACACTCCACTGTCACCAAATCCTTGCTTTAAGCTTCCATTCCTCGCTAGACCATGCACCTGACATTAGGGCTCATTTGTTCCTCACAGTTTTAGTTCTATATCATTTATCCTTAACCATTCCATGCACCATTTTCCTTTTCAGCTTCTTCTTTCTGCTGTCCATTTGTATTTACCTCTGCTTATTTTGTCCTTGATCTGTGGACTATACAGTTGGCCCTGTCTCCTTGGCTATAACCTTGATTCGGCTCTTCACCTCTGCCTTGGTGTAAATACCTTTCCCAGTTCAGCCTGGTCTCAGCACTGGGTATTGCCTACTCTTCACTAATTCATGCATTGATTTAACACACATTTACTGTACATGTCTTCTGTGAAAGTTTCTGAATGAAGAACACTTAGTATCTACTCAATATGCTCACAATCTATTGgtgagagagagattttaaaacaatatggTAAGTGTGTTCATCTCAGAGCTTTATTCCTATGGGAGACCCAAACTGACTAAGAAATGGTGGGAAGGTGACaatcagggaagacttcctgggTGTGTTCCCTGAAATGAGGCATTAGGACAGATCAGTGGATATGCATTAGCTGatagggcagtggagtggaggcgaAAGAGGATgcagatagaaaaaaataacataaataaacgcataaaaacataaaatagcaaGCGGTACAAAAGAATGACTAGCACCCTGATGTTCTTCAAGGATAAAAAGGAAGGCAGGCGGTAGTGTGGGCTAAGCCTGGCGAGATGGGTGAACCACATTGGGAAGGCCTTGTCTTCGAGTTGGGAACTTGAACTGTTGGGATTTAGGGAGCTAATAAATGACACCCCTGTTCCCTGCCTGAGTTCTTAATTAATTGAGAGGAACCCCAAGGAGTCAGGCAGATAGAGGTTAAAATGTCAGCTTTACTACTGATAAAACAATAAGCATGGCTTAGATTTGGCCAAATTGCTTTCTAACACTTCCCAGTACTGAACTTAATTCCCAAAATGCAGGCCTCTCCTACAAGGGCCAATAGGTTTAGAGCTGATGATAATGTTTTACAAGCATCTGGCCCTGAGATGGCGGagttggggcggggtgggggagagagagctgAGCCAGCTCATCTCCTTATCTTAAATTTACCAAGCAGATAAATCACTCCTCCTCTAGGGAGAGAGGGCAGAAGTGTTACCCTAATGGTGGTCCCTCCACTTGGAACATGAAGCAAGAGGGGAAGGAAGTTCCTACCTAATACATATCCACCTCTTACTGAACACCTACTGCACACTGCCATGCTGAAGGCCCTGGTTCCACAAGCTGGAACCAGACAGAATCAGAATTAGGCTGGGAAGATTCTCTAACAGGGTAGGTAAAAAGACATGGGAGCCCTTTGTACCCAGTGCTTGCTGTTCACGAGAAAAGGACAGAGCTCTTAACATGAAGAACTTTTAGAAACAGCATTGTGTATACCCAGAACTCCTCAGAGATAGTCTCACTTCTAATATCACCTCGACACTGTTCTTTCATCAGAAAGCCCTCTCTTTGGCATAATGTTTATCCTGACTAAAACAATATG from Pongo pygmaeus isolate AG05252 chromosome 10, NHGRI_mPonPyg2-v2.0_pri, whole genome shotgun sequence harbors:
- the LOC129010768 gene encoding protein SET-like; this translates as MFLGEELDQLSLDPVFTHGPVICDQDVRLDKWHKHGSRPTLSALVDENPHFENKVFSKEFHLNDSGELFSNSIEIKWKSGKDLTKRSSQMQKKVSRKKQHEEPESFFTWFTDHSHAGADELGEVIKDDIWPKPLQYYLVPDMDDEEGEGAEDDDDDEDEEGLEDIDEEGGEDESEEDEDDDEGKEGEEDEGEGEDD